One Setaria viridis chromosome 3, Setaria_viridis_v4.0, whole genome shotgun sequence DNA window includes the following coding sequences:
- the LOC117850245 gene encoding translation initiation factor eIF2B subunit delta: MDIRRPPPRSSSGGVEPRFRQVGFVTSAEPGPAAAPVPAAPAAASPTASDGLSPVMIPPPLIPDHLPVPVPASESLMPSSPPPPSSSRIDAVSDLDDDEDDDVDVSWARPPPPALPEPNKRDLIETKNEGDPTSVPQKPKLSKAERRAIQEAQRAAKAAAKEAGLKSTAKESDVNTKISKQPKAGKASLKKDVTQVNPPVASDKKTDERPPDKDRKKDLPQPRMQFDDVHRVVKAKKRSVVNQSEAQNRVELFRHLPQYAHGTQLPDLESKFFQPDLMHPSVYKVGLQYLSGDISGGNARCIAMLLAFREAINDYSTPAEKILSRDLTAKISSYVSFLIECRPLSISMGNAIRFLKNRITKLPLALSESEAKASLQSDIDRFISEKIIVAGKVIVSHAVTKIRDDDVLLTYGSPSVVEMIFDHAHELGKKFRVVVVDSRPNLEGQGLLRRLVAKGISCTYTHINAVSYIMHEATRVFLGASSVLSNGTVYSRVGTASVAMVAHAFGVPVLMCCEAYKFHERVQLDSICFNELGDPDAISRVPRGESLSHLKNWAENENLHILNLKYDITPSDYVSMLITDYGMLPPTSVPVIVREYRREHVWI, encoded by the exons atggacatccgccgcccgccgccgcgctcctcgtcggGCGGGGTGGAGCCGCGGTTCCGCCAGGTGGGCTTCGTCACCTCCGCCGAGCctgggcccgccgccgccccggtccccgcggcgcccgcggcggcgtcgccgacggCCTCCGACGGGCTCTCCCCCGTCATGATCCCGCCCCCGCTCATCCCCGACCACCtacccgtccccgtccccgcgtCCGAGTCCCTCATGCCGtcctccccgcccccgccctcgTCGTCCCGCATCGACGCCGTCTCCGACCTtgacgacgacgaagacgacgacgtcgACGTGTCCTGGgcgcgcccgcccccgcccgccctgCCTG AACCAAACAAGAGAGACCTCATTGAAACAAAGAATGAAGGCGATCCTACTTCAGTTCCACAGAAACCAAAGCTCTCTAAAGCAGAGAGACGTGCTATCCAGGAAGCTCAGCGTGCCGCCAAAGCTGCTGCAAAGGAGGCAG GTTTAAAATCAACAGCCAAGGAGTCAGATGTGAACACCAAAATATCAAAGCAACCTAAGGCAGGAAAGGCATCTCTAAAGAAAGACGTGACCCAAGTTAACCCTCCAGTTGCTTCTGATAAAAAGACGGATGAACGCCCACCTGACAAAGATAGAAAAAAAGATCTTCCTCAACCCCGTATGCAATTTGATGATGTACACCGGGTGGTAAAAGCAAAAAAGCGTTCAGTTGTGAACCAATCAGAAGCTCAAAACAGAGTTGAACTGTTCAGACATCTGCCTCAATATGCACATGGCACTCAGCTTCCTGACCTTGAGTCCAAATTTTTTCAACCTGATCTAATGCATCCTTCTGTGTATAAG GTTGGTCTTCAATATTTGTCTGGTGACATATCTGGTGGCAACGCTCGTTGCATAGCAATGCTTCTTGCATTCAGAGAGGCAATAAATGATTACTCCACGCCTGCAGAAAAAATTCTCAGTAGAGATCTTACTGCTAAAATCAGTAGCTACGTGTCATTTCTCATTGAGTGCAGGCCTCTTTCAATCAGCATGGGTAATGCTATTAGATTTTTGAAGAACAGGATTACCAAGCTACCACTTGCATTGTCAGAGTCAGAAGCTAAAGCTAGTCTTCAATCTGACATCGATCGCTTTATAAGTGAGAAGATAATAGTTGCAGGCAAGGTCATTGTTAGTCATGCTGTCACAAAAATCAGAGATGATGATGTGCTATTGACATATGGGTCACCCTCTGTCGTCGAAATGATTTTTGACCATGCTCATGAACTTGGAAAGAAATTTCGTGTTGTGGTGGTAGATTCTCGTCCAAACCTTGAGGGACAAGGATTATTGCGCAGATTAGTTGCCAAGGGTATTAGCTGCACATACACACACATAAATGCTGTATCATACATCATGCATGAGGCTACAAGAGTGTTTTTGGGCGCCTCTTCAGTATTATCAAATGGTACTGTCTACTCCAGAGTCGGGACAGCTTCTGTAGCTATGGTTGCACATGCTTTTGGAGTTCCTGTTCTAATGTGTTGTGAGGCATACAAGTTTCATGAGAGGGTTCAACTTGATTCTATATGCTTCAATGAACTTG GTGACCCAGATGCTATTTCAAGAGTTCCCAGGGGTGAAAGTTTGAGTCATCTCAAAAACTGGGCTGAGAACGAAAATCTTCATATTCTGAATCTTAA GTATGACATCACCCCTTCTGATTATGTTTCAATGCTCATAACAGATTATGGAATG CTCCCACCTACTAGTGTACCAGTCATTGTACGAGAGTACCGCagggagcacgtatggatataG
- the LOC117849562 gene encoding pyruvate dehydrogenase E1 component subunit beta-3, chloroplastic yields MAAAASSTLHGVGAVASAKPRSAAPAAARRSVRVAAAAKGGAGSARGRLVARNAVAAKADEAAAEAGSKSGGHELLMFEALREALIEEMNLDPTVCVMGEDVGHYGGSYKVTKGLAEMFGDLRVLDTPIAENSFTGMGVGAAMKGLRPVVEGMNMGFLLLAYNQISNNCGMLHYTSGGQFKIPVVIRGPGGVGRQLGAEHSQRLESYFQSIPGLQMVACSTPYNAKGLMKAAIRSENPVVLFEHVLLYNLKEKIPDEEYICCLEEAEMVRPGEHVTILTYSRMRYHVMQAAKTLVNKGYDPEVIDIRSLKPFDLHTIGNSIKKTHRVLIVEECMRTGGIGASLRSAIIDNFWDYLDAPIMCLSSQDVPTPYAATLEDATVVQPAQIVAAVEQICQ; encoded by the exons ATGGCGGCCGCTGCGTCCTCCACGCTGCACGGCGTCGGCGCCGTAGCCTCCGCCAAGCCCAGATCCGCCGCCCCAG cggcggcgaggaggagcgtgcgcgtggccgcggcggcgaagggaggaGCGGGCTCGGCGCGAGGCAGGCTGGTGGCTCGCAACGCCGTTGCA GCGAAGGCGGATGAGGCGGCCGCCGAAGCGGGATCCAAGTCTGGCGG CCATGAGTTGCTGATGTTTGAGGCCCTTCGTGAAGCCTTGATTGAAGAGATGAATTTGGATCCAACAGTGTGTGTCATGGGTGAAGATGTTGGTCACTATGGAGGTTCATATAAGGTGACCAAGGGCTTGGCTGAGATGTTTGGAGATCTTCGGGTTCTTGATACACCTATTGCTGAGAACTCTTTCACTGGCATGGGAGTTGGAGCAGCAATGAAGGGGCTCAGGCCAGTTGTTGAAGGCATGAACATGGGTTTCCTTCTCCTTGCCTACAATCAGATCTCGAACAACTGTGGAATGCTTCACTACACTTCAGGCGGTCAGTTCAAGATCCCGGTTGTGATCCGAGGCCCTGGTGGTGTTGGTCGTCAGCTCGGTGCTGAGCACTCACAGCGTCTTGAGTCATACTTCCAGTCAATTCCTGGCCTTCAAATGGTTGCTTGCTCTACTCCTTACAATGCGAAGGGCCTGATGAAGGCAGCTATAAGGAGCGAGAACCCTGTGGTGCTGTTCGAGCACGTCCTCCTGTACAACCTGAAGGAGAAAATCCCAGATGAGGAATACATCTGCTGCCTGGAGGAGGCTGAGATGGTGCGCCCAGGTGAGCACGTGACCATCCTCACGTACTCCCGCATGAGGTACCACGTGATGCAGGCTGCCAAGACCCTGGTGAACAAAGGGTACGACCCTGAGGTCATCGACATCAGGTCGCTGAAGCCGTTTGATCTGCACACGATCGGTAACTCCATCAAGAAGACCCACCGCGTGCTGATCGTGGAGGAGTGCATGCGGACGGGTGGCATCGGCGCCAGCCTGAGGTCCGCCATCATTGACAACTTCTGGGACTACCTGGATGCACCCATCATGTGCCTGTCATCACAGGACGTGCCGACCCCGTACGCCGCAACTCTGGAGGACGCCACCGTGGTGCAGCCTGCACAGATCGTGGCGGCTGTCGAGCAGATCTGCCAATGA